A single genomic interval of Aphidius gifuensis isolate YNYX2018 linkage group LG6, ASM1490517v1, whole genome shotgun sequence harbors:
- the LOC122859428 gene encoding serpin B3-like → MPDSKNQENLLVVTKNIAQFSTNFYKTAIEDEESNFICSPISASIALAMTVFGARNNTAKQIRSVLHLSEDDEVNKLGYQHLIDTFNAIKNVQLDIANKLFLADDMQVHCPFVSITKDFFRSELQLVDFGQCENARKIINNWCEVKTNNRIKDILQPRDIKPNTRLAIVNAIYFKGSWDSQFNSKKTSLEPFNIDKENQKKVLMMKQKAYFNNGTLHNLDAIFVELPYESNSAEDAMSMFIILPNKIDGLKKIEESLHEINFQQLHAHEYVKKIILQLPKFKIESRMVLNDTLKKMGIVDMFDEADFSGISNESLSVDKVIQKAFIEVNEEGSEAAAATAVLIARSLPRDPPPEIIVNRPFFCSIVATKTGTQLFNARVVDPSHGSS, encoded by the exons atgcctgattcaaaaaatcaagaaaacttATTAGTtgtgacaaaaaatattgcaCAGTTTTCGACAAATTTTTACAAG acTGCTATTGAAGATGAagaaagtaattttatttgctcGCCAATCAGTGCCTCAATTGCACTCGCAATGACAGTTTTTGGTGCAAGAAATAATACCGCAAAACAAATACGTTCAGTACTGCACTTGAGTGAAGATGATGAAGTGAATAAATTAGGTTATCAACATCTCATTGACACGTTTAAT GCAATTAAAAATGTTCAACTTGATATTGCCAATAAATTGTTTCTAGCTGACGACATGCAAGTACATTGTCCATTTGTTTCTATAACAAAAGATTTCTTCAGATCAGAATTACAGCTGGTTGATTTTGGTCAGTGTGAAAATgctcgaaaaataattaacaattggtGTGAAGTTAAAACCAATAATCGAATAAAAGACATTCTACAACCTC GTGATATTAAACCAAATACAAGATTAGCAATTGTCAATGCGATTTACTTCAAAGGAAGCTGGGATAGTCAATTTAATAGTAAGAAAACAAGCCTTGAACCATTTAACATCGataaagaaaatcaaaaaaaagtgCTGATGATGAAACAAAAAGCTTATTTTAATAACGGTACTCTTCATAATCTTGATGCTATATTTGTTGAACTCCCTTACGAG agTAACAGTGCAGAAGATGCAATGAGCATGTTTATCATTCTTCCAAACAAAATtgatggattaaaaaaaattgaagaaagtTTACACGAAATTAATTTCCAGCAGTTGCATGCTCatgaatatgtaaaaaaaataattttacaattaccaaaattcaaaattgaaAGCAGAATGGTACTTAATGATACACTGAAAAag ATGGGCATAGTTGATATGTTTGATGAAGCTGACTTTTCTGGTATATCAAATGAATCTCTTTCTGTTGATAAAGTAATTCAAAAAGCTTTTATTGAAGTAAATGAAGAAGGAAGTGAAGCTGCAGCTGCTACAG CTGTATTAATTGCACGAAGCTTACCACGTGATCCACCACCTGAGATTATCGTTAACCGACCATTTTTCTGTTCTATTGTTGCAACAAAAACAGGCACACAACTTTTTAATGCTCGTGTTGTAGATCCTTCTCATGGTTCATCTTAA
- the LOC122859812 gene encoding leukocyte elastase inhibitor-like encodes MTCVENFRDSNLIAIANECKNLEKLNISHCTSITEEGLDAITRIKSLRRLNVSDLKCVTDSFLEKLKGLYFLERDRCTKITDVGFNQFIKNCPDLKRLFTATEDEKSNFICSPISASIALAMTVFGARNDTAKQIRSVLHLSEDDEVNKLGYQHLIDTFNATKNVQLDIANKLFLADDMQVHCPFVSITKDFFRSELQLVDFGQCENARKIINNWCEVKTNNRIKDILQPDDIDPSTRLVIVNAIYFRGSWDSQFNAGATKLEPFNIDQKTQKNVLMMEQKATYHYGYLKKLDAMYVELPYEQLRGYTCNIILKLPKFKIESRMLLDDTLKKIGMVDMFDPNKADFSGISNEPLFVGKVIQKAFIEVNEEGSEAAAATIVTGLIGSMLPSLSRPREIIVNRPFFCAIVATKTGTQLFNARVVDPSHGSS; translated from the exons atgacaTGTGTGGAAAACTTTCGAGACAGTAATCTCATTGCTATTGCCAATGAATGTAAAAATCTCGAGAAGTTGAATATAAGTCATTGCACATCTATTACTGAAGAAGGTCTTGATGCCATAACCAGAATAAAATCATTACGAAGATTAAACGTTAGCGATCTCAAATGTGTTACAGACAGTTTTctcgaaaaattaaaaggatTATACTTTTTAGAGCGTGACAGATGTACAAAAATAACTGATGTTGgctttaatcaatttataaaaaactgtCCAGATCTTAAACGTCTTTTC acTGCTACTGAAgatgaaaaaagtaattttatttgctcGCCAATCAGTGCCTCAATTGCACTCGCAATGACAGTTTTTGGTGCAAGAAATGATACCGCAAAACAAATACGTTCAGTACTGCACTTGAGTGAAGATGATGAAGTGAATAAATTGGGTTATCAACATCTCATTGACACGTTTAAT GCAACTAAAAATGTTCAACTTGATATTGCCAATAAATTGTTTCTAGCTGACGACATGCAAGTACATTGTCCATTTGTTTCTATAACAAAAGATTTCTTCAGATCAGAATTACAGCTGGTTGATTTTGGTCAATGTGAAAATgctcgaaaaataattaacaattggtGTGAAGTTAAAACTAATAATCGAATAAAAGACATTCTACAACCTG atgACATTGATCCATCGACAAGACTGGTAATTGTCAATGCGATTTACTTCAGAGGAAGCTGGGATAGTCAGTTTAATGCCGGAGCAACAAAACTAGAACCATTTAATATTGATCAGAAAACGCAAAAGAACGTATTAATGATGGAACAAAAAGCTACATATCATTATGGTTATCTTAAAAAACTTGATGCCATGTACGTGGAACTCCCATACGAG caGTTGCGTGGCTATACCtgcaacattattttaaaattaccaaaatttaaaattgaaagcaGAATGTTACTTGATGATACACTGAAAAAG atAGGTATGGTTGATATGTTTGATCCCAATAAAGCTGACTTTTCTGGTATATCAAATGAACCTCTTTTCGTTGGTAAAGTAATTCAAAAAGCTTTTATTGAAGTAAATGAAGAAGGAAGTGAAGCTGCAGCTGCTACAA tTGTAACGGGTCTTATTGGAAGCATGCTTCCTTCACTTTCTCGACCACGTGAAATTATCGTTAACCGACCATTTTTCTGTGCAATTGTTGCAACAAAAACAGGCACACAACTTTTCAATGCTCGTGTTGTAGATCCTTCTCATGGTTCATCTTAA
- the LOC122859813 gene encoding poly(ADP-ribose) glycohydrolase-like: protein MTTQENNLALSADVTIDCNQPVNYAAKMEPENLESSIECDLNSLTVEDKPNQPWKGISIDNIYNHHGPFEYQEYSPIVQSDSHIVLFKLPIDTQMQIEPCPLHPPNHWHVDWVKMPHSLWTMYPFKEKERMENGYQPRWEVIIEALQKKIMSSAQLEAAIFSYNSKFSNQWNFPETFFKNLLPKMVQLALQLPTLVIGSIPVLKKHKNTTLSMSQLQIASLLANAFFSTFPNYKKYPNVNFYRLFGAYKDDKFQRSLAVSEKLRCLIHYFRRVTSVAPQGTVTFQRRYIPLDDCPEWGKMTHQLPPLHITSKGTIESNAAGLLQVDFANKKVGGGVLNWGCVQEEIRFVICPELIVTRLFTDVLENTEALVITGIEQYSKYEGYGDYFKWNGDFIDETPRDSSGRRKTSVVAMDAYRFTKRKEQYTIQKINRELNKAYVGFSSVESNQDNLPAISTGNWGCGAFRGDPKLKVFIQLMAAAVNKRSLVYFTFGDQALQDSIAEMYSHLIQLEIPIGIYM, encoded by the exons atgacaactcaagaaaataatttagcaTTATCTGCAGATGTCACCATCGATTGTAACCAGCCAGTTAATT ATGCTGCAAAGATGGAACCGGAAAACTTAGAATCTTCGATAGAGTGTGATTTGAATTCTCTCACAGTTGAAGATAAACCAAATCAACCATGGAAAGGAATaagtattgataatatttacaacCATCATGGACCATTTGAATATCAAGAATATTCGCCAATTGTCCAATCTGATTCtcacattgttttatttaaa TTGCCCATTGATACACAAATGCAAATAGAGCCTTGTCCACTGCATCCTCCCAACCACTGGCATGTTGATTGGGTAAAAATGCCCCATTCACTGTGGACCATGTATCCATTTAAAGAGAAA GAAAGAATGGAAAATGGTTATCAACCTAGATGGGAAGTCATTATTGAAgctttgcaaaaaaaaatcatgtctagTGCTCAATTGGAAGCTGCAATTTTTTCTTACAACTCAAAGTTTTCTAACCAATGGAATTTTC cagaaactttctttaaaaatttgctTCCAAAAATGGTACAATTAGCACTGCAATTACCGACTCTTGTTATTGGCTCAATTCCAGtattgaaaaaacataaaaacacCACATTAAGTATGAGTCAACTTCAAATTGCTTCGCTTTTAGCAAATGCATTTTTTAGTACATTTCCCAACTACAAAAAATATCCAAACGTTAATTTTTATCG ACTATTTGGAGCTTataaagatgataaatttCAACGATCGTTAGCAGTTTCAGAAAAATTAAGATGCCTGATTCATTATTTCCGCAGAGTTACTTCAGTTG CACCTCAAGGAACAGTAACATTTCAACGTCGTTATATACCTCTAGATGATTGTCCAGAATGGGGTAAAATGACTCACCAACTTCCACCACTTCATATCACAAGTAAAGGAACGATTGAGTCCAATGCTGCTGGTCTTTTGCAAGTAGATTTTGCCAACAA aaaagtcGGAGGAGGTGTTTTAAATTGGGGATGTGTTCAAGAAGAAATTCGATTTGTTATTTGTCCAGAGTTGATTGTAACAAGATTATTCACAGATGTACTTGAAAATACTGAAGCTCTAGTTATCACTGGAATTGAGCAGTACAGTAAATATGAGGGTTACGGTGATTACTTCAAATGGAATGgagattttattgatgaaacacCACGAGACAGTAGTGGAAGACGTAAAACTTCTGTAGTTGCAATGGATGCATACCgatttacaaaaagaaaagaacAATACACGATACAAAAAATCAATCGTGAACTCAACAAG gCATATGTTGGCTTTAGTTCTGTAGAAAGTAATCAAGATAATTTACCTGCAATTTCAACTGGTAACTGGGGATGTGGAGCTTTTCGTGGTGATCCAAAACTCAAAGTTTTTATACAATTGATGGCTGCTGCTGTTAACAAGAGATCGcttgtttattttacatttggTGATCAGGCCTTACAAGATAGCATTGCTGAAATGTACTCACATTTAATTCAACTAGAAATTCCAATTGgtatatatatgtga
- the LOC122859429 gene encoding trichohyalin-like isoform X2, translating to MMKKSTNDCRGENQDVEQDVKKQNDSSTIKRQIMDDSSETHLPTTKKESKTASIVNRLDIETSSNQFFTIYVKAEVDHYIIDTLSPQLPGPALVTDQTRQLKDDSDAILPLTPPKPPVSAAERQRQCRARKREQQLKDNPDAILLLTSRKPPVSAAERQRQCRARKREQQLQDNPDAILSLKSKKPPVSAAERQRQWRAKKREQELQDNPDAILLLKSKQPRLSAAERTRQWRAKKREQKLQDNPDAILSLTLQKPRLSAAERQRQWRAKKREQKLQDNPDAILSLTLQKPRLSAAERQRQWRAKKREQELQDNPDAILSLKSKQPPLSAAERTRQWRAKKREQKLQDNPDAILSLKSKQPPLSAAERARKYRARKREQQLQDNPDAILSLKPQQPPVLAAERARKYRARRKKLLAQQLDTIEDDLIIYGDVSQEFKKENDK from the exons atgatgaaaaaatcaaCTAACGACTGTCGTGGTGAAAACCAAGATGTCGAGCAAGATGTAAAAAAGCAAAACG ACTCATCAACGATAAAAAGACAAATCATGGATGACAGTAGTGAGACTCATTTGCCAACTACAAAAAAAGAATCTAAAACAGCTTCTATTGTCAATCGGTTAGACATCGAAACGAGTTCAAATCAATTCTTCACAATATATGTTAAAGCTGAAGTTgatcattatattattgatacttTATCACCACAATTACCAGGTCCTGCATTGGTGACTGACCAAACACGGCAATTGAAAGATGATTCAGATGCTATATTACCGTTGACACCTCCGAAACCACCAGTATCAGCAGCTGAACGTCAACGTCAATGTCGTGCCAGAAAACgtgaacaacaattaaaagataatccagatgctatattattattaacgtCTCGGAAACCACCAGTATCAGCAGCTGAACGTCAACGTCAATGTCGTGCCAGAAAACGTGAGCAACAATTACAAGATAATCCAGATGCTATATTATCGTTAAAATCTAAGAAACCACCAGTATCAGCAGCTGAACGTCAGCGTCAATGGCGTGCCAAAAAACGTGAACAAGAATTACAAGATAATCCAGATgctatattattgttaaaatctAAGCAACCACGACTATCAGCAGCTGAACGTACTCGACAATGGCGTGCCAAAAAACgtgaacaaaaattacaagataATCCAGATgctatattatcattaacactTCAGAAACCACGGCTATCAGCAGCTGAACGTCAACGTCAATGGCGTGCCAAAAAACgtgaacaaaaattacaagataATCCAGATgctatattatcattaacactTCAGAAACCACGGCTATCAGCAGCTGAACGTCAGCGTCAATGGCGTGCCAAAAAACGTGAACAAGAATTACAAGATAATCCAGATGCTATATTATCGTTAAAATCTAAGCAACCACCACTATCAGCAGCTGAACGTACTCGACAATGGCGTGCCAAAAAACgtgaacaaaaattacaag ataATCCAGATGCTATATTATCGTTAAAATCTAAGCAACCACCACTATCAGCAGCTGAACGTGCTCGAAAATATCGTGCCAGAAAACGTGAGCAACAATTACAAGATAATCCAGATGCTATATTATCGTTGAAACCTCAGCAACCACCAGTATTAGCAGCTGAGCGTGCTCGAAAATATCGTGCCcggagaaaaaaattgttggcgCAGCAACTTGATACAATTGAAGATGATCTTATTATTTATGGTGATGTGTctcaagaatttaaaaaagaaaatgacaaataa
- the LOC122859429 gene encoding trichohyalin-like isoform X1 yields MMKKSTNDCRGENQDVEQDVKKQNDSSTIKRQIMDDSSETHLPTTKKESKTASIVNRLDIETSSNQFFTIYVKAEVDHYIIDTLSPQLPGPALVTDQTRQLKDDSDAILPLTPPKPPVSAAERQRQCRARKREQQLKDNPDAILLLTSRKPPVSAAERQRQCRARKREQQLQDNPDAILSLKSKKPPVSAAERQRQWRAKKREQELQDNPDAILLLKSKQPRLSAAERTRQWRAKKREQKLQDNPDAILSLTLQKPRLSAAERQRQWRAKKREQKLQDNPDAILSLTLQKPRLSAAERQRQWRAKKREQELQDNPDAILSLKSKQPPLSAAERTRQWRAKKREQKLQDNPNAILTLQKPPVSAAERQRQWRAKKREQQLQDNPDAILSLKSKQPPLSAAERTRQWRAKKREQKLQDNPDAILSLKSKQPPLSAAERARKYRARKREQQLQDNPDAILSLKPQQPPVLAAERARKYRARRKKLLAQQLDTIEDDLIIYGDVSQEFKKENDK; encoded by the exons atgatgaaaaaatcaaCTAACGACTGTCGTGGTGAAAACCAAGATGTCGAGCAAGATGTAAAAAAGCAAAACG ACTCATCAACGATAAAAAGACAAATCATGGATGACAGTAGTGAGACTCATTTGCCAACTACAAAAAAAGAATCTAAAACAGCTTCTATTGTCAATCGGTTAGACATCGAAACGAGTTCAAATCAATTCTTCACAATATATGTTAAAGCTGAAGTTgatcattatattattgatacttTATCACCACAATTACCAGGTCCTGCATTGGTGACTGACCAAACACGGCAATTGAAAGATGATTCAGATGCTATATTACCGTTGACACCTCCGAAACCACCAGTATCAGCAGCTGAACGTCAACGTCAATGTCGTGCCAGAAAACgtgaacaacaattaaaagataatccagatgctatattattattaacgtCTCGGAAACCACCAGTATCAGCAGCTGAACGTCAACGTCAATGTCGTGCCAGAAAACGTGAGCAACAATTACAAGATAATCCAGATGCTATATTATCGTTAAAATCTAAGAAACCACCAGTATCAGCAGCTGAACGTCAGCGTCAATGGCGTGCCAAAAAACGTGAACAAGAATTACAAGATAATCCAGATgctatattattgttaaaatctAAGCAACCACGACTATCAGCAGCTGAACGTACTCGACAATGGCGTGCCAAAAAACgtgaacaaaaattacaagataATCCAGATgctatattatcattaacactTCAGAAACCACGGCTATCAGCAGCTGAACGTCAACGTCAATGGCGTGCCAAAAAACgtgaacaaaaattacaagataATCCAGATgctatattatcattaacactTCAGAAACCACGGCTATCAGCAGCTGAACGTCAGCGTCAATGGCGTGCCAAAAAACGTGAACAAGAATTACAAGATAATCCAGATGCTATATTATCGTTAAAATCTAAGCAACCACCACTATCAGCAGCTGAACGTACTCGACAATGGCGTGCCAAAAAACgtgaacaaaaattacaagataATCCGAATGCTATATTAACACTTCAGAAACCACCAGTATCAGCAGCTGAACGTCAACGTCAATGGCGTGCCAAAAAACGTGAGCAACAATTACAAGATAATCCAGATGCCATATTATCGTTAAAATCTAAGCAACCACCACTATCAGCAGCTGAACGTACTCGACAATGGCGTGCCAAAAAACgtgaacaaaaattacaagataATCCAGATGCTATATTATCGTTAAAATCTAAGCAACCACCACTATCAGCAGCTGAACGTGCTCGAAAATATCGTGCCAGAAAACGTGAGCAACAATTACAAGATAATCCAGATGCTATATTATCGTTGAAACCTCAGCAACCACCAGTATTAGCAGCTGAGCGTGCTCGAAAATATCGTGCCcggagaaaaaaattgttggcgCAGCAACTTGATACAATTGAAGATGATCTTATTATTTATGGTGATGTGTctcaagaatttaaaaaagaaaatgacaaataa